NNNNNNNNNNNNNNNNNNNNNNNNNNNNNNNNNNNNNNNNNNNNNNNNNNNNNNNNNNNNNNNNNNNNNNNNNNNNNNNNNNNNNNNNNNNNNNNNNNNNNNNNNNNNNNNNNNNNNNNNNNNNNNNNNNNNNNNNNNNNNNNNNNNNNNNNNNNNNNNNNNNNNNNNNNNNNNNNNNNTCACCCATCTTCAATTCACCAGAAACACCATAATCACCACCAAAGCTATCAAGTTTTCCCTCAATTAAGCAGCGCCACACACAACGAGAAAACTGCACCAACAACTGCAACCCAATCATCTGCACCCTACAAGAGACCGTTATTGACCCAAACCCCTTCTACCCTCTCCAAATCCCCAACCCTCCACCAATTCCCAACCACCCCACCCTCCCTCCGCGCCGTCCTTCTCCTCTCGCTGCCCGTTTTCTACTTCCTTGTCTCCCACCCGACCCATTCCTTCCTCCTTGACTTCCTCTCCGCCTTCGCCTTTTCCGCCGCGCTCCTCCTCTCCCTCAACCTCGCTGTCCCCCGGCTGCCATCCATCCGCCTCCTCCTCGCCCGCTCCCTCCCCATCGGCCTCAAGGCCCGTTCCTCCCTCTGCAAGCCGGCGCCGACTCTCCCCGTCTTTTGGACCATCGGTTCCCACCAAAAGGTTGCTGCCTCCCCCGACTCTGCCGCCGCCACCACAACGTCCGGGTGCTGGGTGCAGGTCTACGGCAACGGCGACGTCTACGAGGGAGAGTTTCACAAGGGAAAGTGCTGTGGGAGTGGTGTTTATTATTACAGCATGAGTGGGCGGTATGAGGGGGATTGGATTGATGGCAAGTATGATGGGCATGGGGTGGAGACTTGGGCTAGGGGAAGCCGGTACCGAGGGCAGTACCGGCAAGGATTGCGGCACGGTTTTGGTGTGTATAGGTTCTACACTGGGGATGTATATGCTGGAGAGTGGTCTAATGGGCAGAGCCATGGGTGTGGGGTTCATACTTGTGAGGACGGAAGTAGGTATGTTGGGGAATTCAAGTGGGGCGTTAAACATGGCCTTGGTCACTACCATTTCAGGTGAAATTTTCAAATTGCTTTGGTTgatttgagttgtttgatgCATTTAAATTTTGGATGGATTTTATATCTTTTGGGGTTGTTTTTAATGAATAGGTTTGCCAATTGGTGTTGCATCTTGGATAAAGTTTCATGTATTTGTGGTTGTTTTAACATGCTGATGAAAATGGTTTGTTATTGGTCCTTCTAAGTAGTTGAGTATGTGTGTATTTTGTTTTAGGGTGTTGCATCATCCATCTTTAGAGATTGATATCTTTGTTGTTCTCTTACTCTTAACTTGCTTGTTGAATTGTTTGGTGTTGGAGCATCTGCTATATGGGTTTGAAACAATTTTGAATAACAGGGTGGTTAAGTTCGTGCTTATGTTATTCTCTTGTCCTCTTGTCCTCTTGGTGTTGcttttttagaattttaccATCAAGAATGATTATATCGTGATTACATGCCTATTTGTTTGTTGCATATGGAATTGATTACACAAATAGGGTTTATTTTGTGCCTTTTTTGTAGCTTCGAGTTGTCTAAAGTCGGTGCAACATGCAAAACGTTATACTTTAGTTTCATCAAAATACCATTATAGGGCTTTAAAAATACTGATTAGCCATTCTTTACACTAAAATGAAACAATTGTTCTGAGGATGTTCTTATAACAAGCGTAACCAAGGAAAGAactaagaaatttatttttatttgattacaCCAATCAGATCTATTCAGTTCAAAGCTGtagattttttggattttttattttttatttttttttaatgtggaGTATGTAAGAGGTAAACATATCTACTAAAATGAAGGAACGATGTCTgacattttaaatataaactaaaattgtACATGATTAATTTATCATATTCTCAGTGTTTATCTAATTAGAAGTATTTATACCCATTGTCTTTGCTTTCTCTTCACAAGAAAAATATGGAATTGGTTGTAAGACTTCACAATTGTTTTGTTCCCCTAGAAGCTTGATGttgaaaatttcttttcatcagTAGAAGCAATAACTTACGTATTCTGAGAGGATAGTGTTTTTTATACTTCTTCTCATGATAACTTATCCAGATCTTTTTGGGATTTGTTTTGATTATGCTGTCACTATAAACCTTTATGTACCCTTTGGGTGTTTTTAGTCATACAACTACCTATTCAGTTCCAACTTTAGTGGCTCTTtatgcctttttccctgtttcAATCTAGTTTCAAAAACATGAGACTATATTCTGTATGATATAATGAGTTCACCTTGGTACATACTCTGTTGAATATCTACTAAGACATCAACTGTTTTCTATCTTGAAAACTGATTATGTGAATCCAAGGTTCCTATAAACATAAATAAGCTCGGGAAGtctcaatataattaaattgcaAGTTGTAACCTAGACTAGCAGACTTGTAAGAGTTTCTGTACACaattgaataatatatttttactgtTTTAGTTAATATTCAACTATTTCAATGTTATCTGAAAACAAATTTAAGACATTACAAAAGTATATCTTAGTTCATGACTCAATTGTTCTATGATCTTATAATTTGTACATGTTAATATTCTGTATttcagaaaaaataaatattgcaTGATATAAACAAGTCAACTCAAGTATCCAATAAAACTGATCAAAATTTTAcattttggaaaataaaaagaaaaactatgTAAGTTTGAATTTGTAATCTCTGTAGTATAATTAAGAGTTCACTGATTTTGTTAGAGTTTAAAGTCGTAATAGTTTGACATCAAGCGAATTTGAATGTGGGTTAACTTGTTTTTGAATTCTAGAATCCTAAACTAATTAAGAGTTTAACTTGAGAATTTGTGAACCACGGTTTGCTCCTAACGACCTAATCTCTTAGGCATATAGCAGTCGGTGGTGCTTATTTATGTAATGCAAGAATTCTTATTTCTGGTTTTGTTTATATGTCCTTGCATTAGGGATCCGTTCTTAATTGAATTATGTATGGAATTGTATGCACCTTATTCTTTCTTCACCAtgagaagtttttttttttggtatttttgttGGCTAATTAGAAATGGGGATACATATGCTGGTGAGTACTTTGCTGACAAGATGCACGGGTTTGGGGTATACCGATTTGCAAATGGCCATCGATATGAAGGAGCCTGGCATGAAGGTCGAAGGCAAGGACTTGGAATGTATACATTTAGAAATGGTGAAACCCAGTCTGGTCACTGGCAAAATGGAGTCCTTGACATCCCCAGCACACATAACACTGCTTATCCAGTTTCTCCTGTGGCTGTCTATCATTCCAAAGTACTCAATGTGGTGCAGGTACGTGCTTGTTATTTATGGTTAATTTACATTAGCACTTGACCTGGtttggttttctttttcattttctgtttttattttcagttttcataatttttatgaaagaaaaagagaaaacagtGATAAgtgaaaagaataaaattttgtttaatgTTTTAAAAATGGAAACAGACAATGCAAATACAAACTAAACAGGCTCTGAATGTTCTTTCTCCAGCATTAACACCATTCTGTTTTAATTCCTACTTCTGGGCTTTGTTTGGGAAAACTAGGAAGCAAGACGAGCGGCAGAGAAAGCATATGATGTGGCCAAGGTTGATGAAAGGGTGAACAGAGCAGTAGCGGCTGCTAATAGAGCGGCCAATGCAGCTAGAGTAGCTGCAGTCAAGGCTGTACAAATGCAAATGAATCATGTTAACAATGAGAGCTTCCGTATTCCTGTTGTGTAAGACTATCGAGTATTGACCGCTGCTTTTATGTTAGTAGAGAAGCTTGAGATTGTAGCAGAGGGTGCTGGCTGAGCTACATAGTTCGTACAGCGCATCGCCCATTTCGATAAGCTCTTTGGCATAATGCGCTCTTTCGTTTCaaattttgaacttttgattgatttgcttcaagaatcttaCCACCAGGTAGCTGGCTGAGAACAAGCAGATTTGTCGTCTATCAGCTACAGGTCATGTATAGAGGGAGAAGGGTGATGGTGTCCATACGgtaaaaaaactattttataaatatattttttaatattgtccTCTTATACTAcatttttgtaaattttatgTAGATGTAAAAATGCTGGTGTTGTAGGTGAAACCTCAAACCAGCTACTGTTGTATTGTGGCTTGGTTAAATAACGAGATgatatcttttattttccccCCAAATTGAAGTAGTTTGTGATGTGTAGATCCCATTAACTGGTAAACAGTGTTGATATCTATCATGAAAAAAGATATGTGCAAGAGATAAAtagttacatttttttttaaataaaaagacaaataggtctTTGATCTTTTATTCCGCATACATTTTTGTCTCTCaccatttaaaaatatttttaagtttttaacatCTTTAAAAGTTGAACATATATATTCTTCTGTTTATACGAGTCTGTTAGATCTAAACAGAAAAGTCTGATATGGCTTCTATTATACAAACCTGACTGTTATAAATGTACGTGGAGggagaattttttaaaatagagcAAATTaatcactctttttcaaaataatgggACATAAATTCTTGATTGTCACCGATCCAA
This portion of the Arachis duranensis cultivar V14167 chromosome 6, aradu.V14167.gnm2.J7QH, whole genome shotgun sequence genome encodes:
- the LOC107495058 gene encoding uncharacterized protein LOC107495058, yielding MRSDMKHHNHHQSYQVFPQLSSATHNEKTAPTTATQSSAPYKRPLLTQTPSTLSKSPTLHQFPTTPPSLRAVLLLSLPVFYFLVSHPTHSFLLDFLSAFAFSAALLLSLNLAVPRLPSIRLLLARSLPIGLKARSSLCKPAPTLPVFWTIGSHQKVAASPDSAAATTTSGCWVQVYGNGDVYEGEFHKGKCCGSGVYYYSMSGRYEGDWIDGKYDGHGVETWARGSRYRGQYRQGLRHGFGVYRFYTGDVYAGEWSNGQSHGCGVHTCEDGSRYVGEFKWGVKHGLGHYHFRNGDTYAGEYFADKMHGFGVYRFANGHRYEGAWHEGRRQGLGMYTFRNGETQSGHWQNGVLDIPSTHNTAYPVSPVAVYHSKVLNVVQEARRAAEKAYDVAKVDERVNRAVAAANRAANAARVAAVKAVQMQMNHVNNESFRIPVV